ACATGAGCTGGTCAGAAAATTATGGCTTCCACTAAGGTGCCTGTGGGcctgaggcagggcaggacTGCTATAAAAGGCAGCCCAAGTCTCTGCTCTCCCATCCACTTCtctcacctccttctcctcttcaggAATCAGGTGAGTGGGAagcctcttctcctcctcctcctgctgctgctgcttcaagaGCAGCTCTTGCCTGCCTGGAGGTCTCAGCTGAGAGGGGCTAcaagagcccagggctgggagctgcttgtgctgggagagggcaggggaGAGAAGGTCTTGTGCAGACAGAGAGAGGCTGGGACTTGGCTGAGGTGGCTCCTGGGCTttgagctgggcactgcagtgGGGGCCAGGAGTTTTCAGGGTGTTTGGGTGCAGTGCTGCTTCTCACGGGTCCTCACTTTGTCCCTCTCCTTGTCTTCCATTCTAGGTGCACCTGTGGTCCCAAGCCATGTCCTGCTGCAAGCCCTGTGACccttgctgccagccctgtgggccctgcccgctggccagcagctgcaatgagtgctgtgtcaggcagtgccaggactCCCATGTGGCCATCCAGCCgcctgctgtgctggtgaccctgcctgggcccatcctcagctccttcccccagaacaCCGCCGTGGGATcctccacctctgctgctgtgggcaacATCCTCAGCTGTGGCGGAGTGCccatcagctctgggggcttTGACATCTCCTGCATCACCAACTGCTATGGTGGCAGCAGATGCTGTCGTCCCTGCTAAATCTACTGGCAACATCCTTGGGCAAGAACCTCCAAGACCTCAGAACCTAGTTCTGGGCTGAAGATAGAGCTTTGGGACATTGTATTTACCTCTTCAAGCCATTATTCCCTTctacttttctttctcctctgctgtctGTGTCTCCCCAGACCAGTCTAGTGGGGACATGTTgccctgcagggtgggcaggTGCACACTCTGCAGAAGCTCCACTGCTCCTTagtggctgctcctggtgctctctGTGAGCCACCTCCTTCTCTTCTTTCAACTCAATAAAGTTGTTTTGCATCCAAGATTTGTCCTccaatttctctttctttccatggCAACTCTTCCAGTCTGCTCAGGGTAAACGTGGAGAAGCAGAGGGTGGGAGTCCCCAGCAGTTGATTTTCCTTTCTGCCCTTTAATCTTGGAGCTGAGGAAAACGTACCTGGGTACTGCACAGTCAATGGCCATCAGGAACAGCCATTGGCTCCAAAGGGTAGCAGGAGTGGGTGGGTGTGTGAATTGATACATCCAAGTCACGAAACcacagctgaaatgcaaagagTAGATTTATTTCATTATCTCATTAACTCAAGGGTCCTAAGGCACTGCAAGGCAGCAGAGACACATAAGAGAGGAACAGTGGCACCATTAGGGTCAGTCCAATCCTGCATCAGAAAGCTGACGTTACTTTATTAGAGAGCTTGGATGCATGGGGATGTCTCCTCTAAGTATGCCCACTAACCTAACAGACCGGGTTGTATTCCAAAAACCAATACAtattcatcctttttttttaataatgtgcATATTTTAATTACGTCCATGGACTTTTTTGGATATGATTCCAAATCTTCTGATGAATCTTTTCTTTTTGAGAGTATCCCAAATATGTGGTCAGGTCATAATCTACTTCTCTTATCATTCTTCACTCTGACACACAATCCTCGTTCTCATGTTGGggtttaggatttttccttacGCTTCTATCTCTCACAGAATTTTCTCCCATCTGTTGCCAAGAAACCATAAATACTGATACTTGAGAGAGACAAAAGAAATTGCCACGGGAAGGGTGCAGCTGGCTACTCTCTCAGCTGGGGAGTTTCTCTTGGAGGGGCAGAGATATGGCGAGATTTTGGCTTGGTCAAAGGGAGCTGGGTGCAGCTCCTAACTCTCTTACTCTCCTGGCATTGAGAGGAAAGCAGGCTATGATTGCTGTGTGGGGAGTTCACCAGAATGGTGAGGCTCCATGTCCTGCTGGCTTCTCCTACCATGACTGAAGCTTTGCTTGTGGGGGTGGCCATTGCACTGGGACCTCCATCTCACTAGAGGGAGACCCTTTTCACCATCTGCTCATGTGCCTCAGGTAAAACTTGATCCCAGGCCCTTTCCTGGGCCCT
The sequence above is a segment of the Agelaius phoeniceus isolate bAgePho1 chromosome 26, bAgePho1.hap1, whole genome shotgun sequence genome. Coding sequences within it:
- the LOC129131073 gene encoding LOW QUALITY PROTEIN: feather keratin Cos1-2-like (The sequence of the model RefSeq protein was modified relative to this genomic sequence to represent the inferred CDS: deleted 1 base in 1 codon); amino-acid sequence: MSWSENYGFHKVPVGLRQGRTAIKGSPSLCSPIHFSHLLLLFRNQVHLWSQAMSCCKPCDPCCQPCGPCPLASSCNECCVRQCQDSHVAIQPPAVLVTLPGPILSSFPQNTAVGSSTSAAVGNILSCGGVPISSGGFDISCITNCYGGSRCCRPC